In Streptomyces durocortorensis, a genomic segment contains:
- a CDS encoding peptidyl-tRNA hydrolase, with amino-acid sequence MTSRAWQTGTVISNDVPAPESPFDDGPADRDQARQFVLPLVLHLEKTDPPARTDALRTAARAVLTILSDERSLGDGEWAGAMRDWQDARIRKVVRRARGAEWRKAAALEGITVTGEEGAEVRVFPPVPLDGWPKELAKLQVSGTELDDPGPPAAPDPSGPVLWLNPDLDMSAGKTMAQAGHGAQLAWWELSETERKAWREAGFPLSVATPGPERWRELTVSGLPVVRDAGFTEIAPGSCTVVADHPALRRTA; translated from the coding sequence GTGACATCCCGGGCCTGGCAGACTGGGACGGTGATCAGCAACGACGTCCCAGCGCCCGAGAGCCCGTTCGACGACGGTCCGGCCGACCGTGACCAGGCTCGGCAGTTCGTGCTGCCGCTGGTGCTCCACCTGGAGAAGACGGACCCGCCCGCCCGCACGGACGCGCTGCGGACCGCCGCCCGCGCGGTGCTCACGATCCTCTCCGACGAGCGGTCCCTCGGCGACGGAGAGTGGGCCGGGGCGATGCGGGACTGGCAGGACGCGCGCATCCGCAAGGTCGTGCGCCGGGCGCGCGGCGCGGAGTGGCGCAAGGCCGCGGCGCTGGAGGGCATCACGGTCACGGGCGAGGAAGGCGCGGAGGTACGGGTGTTCCCGCCGGTCCCGCTGGACGGCTGGCCCAAGGAGCTGGCCAAGCTCCAGGTGTCGGGCACCGAGCTGGACGACCCCGGGCCGCCCGCCGCCCCCGACCCCTCGGGCCCGGTGCTGTGGCTCAACCCCGACCTGGACATGTCGGCGGGCAAGACGATGGCCCAGGCCGGGCACGGGGCGCAGCTCGCCTGGTGGGAGCTGTCGGAGACCGAGCGCAAGGCGTGGCGCGAGGCAGGCTTCCCGCTCTCCGTGGCGACGCCCGGCCCGGAGCGCTGGCGGGAGCTGACGGTGAGCGGGCTGCCGGTGGTGCGCGACGCCGGGTTCACCGAGATCGCCCCGGGTTCCTGCACGGTGGTGGCCGACCACCCGGCGCTGCGCCGCACCGCCTGA